The following are encoded in a window of Lacinutrix sp. WUR7 genomic DNA:
- the infC gene encoding translation initiation factor IF-3 — MKEDQHRINSKIRAEEIRLVGDNIEVGVYKTKQALAIADEQGLDLVEISPKAIPPVCKVMDYKKFLYEQKKRDKALKSKATKVIIKEIRFGPQTDDHDYEFKKKHAEKFLKEGAKLKAFVFFKGRSIIFKEQGQILLLKLAQDLEELGKVEQMPRLEGKRMTMFIAPRKNK, encoded by the coding sequence ATAAAAGAGGACCAACACAGAATTAACTCTAAAATTAGAGCTGAAGAAATTCGGTTAGTAGGAGATAATATTGAAGTAGGTGTATATAAAACAAAGCAAGCTTTAGCAATAGCAGACGAACAAGGTTTAGATCTTGTTGAAATCTCGCCTAAAGCAATACCACCTGTGTGTAAAGTTATGGACTATAAGAAGTTTCTTTATGAACAAAAGAAACGCGACAAAGCTTTAAAATCTAAGGCAACAAAAGTTATTATTAAAGAAATAAGATTTGGTCCCCAAACGGATGATCATGATTATGAATTTAAGAAGAAACATGCCGAAAAGTTTTTAAAGGAAGGAGCTAAATTAAAAGCTTTTGTATTCTTTAAAGGACGTTCCATAATTTTCAAAGAACAAGGACAAATTTTATTATTAAAATTAGCCCAAGATCTGGAAGAATTAGGGAAGGTAGAACAAATGCCAAGATTAGAAGGTAAACGTATGACTATGTTTATCGCTCCAAGAAAGAATAAATAG
- the rpmI gene encoding 50S ribosomal protein L35 has protein sequence MPKMKTKSSAKKRFKLTGTGKIKRKHAFKSHILTKKSKKRKLKLTHDGLVHKADERNVKIMLRIK, from the coding sequence ATGCCTAAAATGAAAACAAAATCTAGTGCTAAAAAGCGATTTAAGCTTACAGGTACTGGTAAAATAAAAAGAAAGCACGCTTTTAAGAGTCACATCTTAACAAAGAAGTCTAAAAAGCGTAAGCTTAAATTAACTCATGATGGTTTAGTACATAAAGCAGATGAGAGAAACGTTAAAATCATGTTACGTATTAAGTAA
- a CDS encoding LamG-like jellyroll fold domain-containing protein, with protein MKSKFYFFILVFLCQIMSYGQTLDQSNTDSPFANDREGWGQGFTAGLDGTLSQFNFQYYNLDNPPLACELKIYEGGGNSGTLLATEAFTLTAASDAEYEISISTTVNVTSGQLYTAYITTVDGVSKIEFGLTSGATYADGLLYALDGSTITGFDLWFKTFVVEAPDAPTASDQAYCIGATVENLEATGSNLQWYISETETTALNTTTVLATGTYYVSQTIDGIESSRTAVNVTINNAPDAPTVTTPIIYNQGDTATPLSATTAANGTGLLWYTVATEGVDYASITPSTATLGNTSYWVVSTNDAGCESEREEVVVTVNDPLPATHLNFDGLDVVDLSDHLTTHFVGKDAVTLEAWVRPETNTGFGTIVSNYSFPINNSEFQMLLRRDGNNYVVALNIPSFAILTVTASNTVTTNTWQHVAASYDGSTVSIYVDGVLISSTTANGAFGNVSSNFVIGGNARTEDFIGDIDEVRIWDVARTASQIDHFKYCELQSSEIGLVAYYPFNQGDNAQDNTAESMLTNASSNAISGTLIGFPLTGTTGNFLAGSPMLPQALIVEQPQDLTFSDTDNSVSFSIVASGVASYQWEYSLTGEAPGGSPAPEGWMELDDSLTDPDVSGATTQTLTFAGDNLDTLTMLKFRVVLNGQSNCSTISNEVIASQTLDVNQIDMQNSIRVYPNPTNGVLTISNTLNTDFEVAVYDMNGRALLHENYNQENNHLDLSNFSQGIYLLKIKSRFGEISKRVIKQ; from the coding sequence ATGAAATCAAAATTTTATTTTTTTATATTGGTGTTTTTATGCCAAATTATGTCTTACGGACAAACACTTGATCAATCGAATACCGATAGTCCTTTTGCTAATGATCGTGAAGGATGGGGACAAGGCTTTACCGCGGGATTGGATGGTACATTATCTCAATTTAATTTTCAATATTATAATCTTGATAATCCTCCTTTGGCTTGTGAGTTAAAGATTTATGAAGGAGGAGGTAATTCTGGGACACTTTTAGCTACGGAAGCATTTACGTTAACTGCTGCATCCGATGCTGAATATGAAATTTCTATTTCAACAACAGTAAATGTCACCTCTGGACAACTATATACCGCATATATTACAACAGTAGATGGAGTATCAAAAATTGAGTTTGGATTAACTAGCGGTGCTACTTATGCAGATGGTCTTCTTTATGCTTTAGATGGAAGTACCATTACTGGTTTTGATTTATGGTTTAAAACTTTTGTTGTAGAAGCACCAGATGCCCCAACAGCTAGCGATCAAGCATATTGCATTGGAGCAACAGTTGAAAATTTAGAAGCAACAGGAAGTAACTTACAGTGGTATATTAGTGAAACAGAAACTACAGCCTTAAACACAACAACGGTATTAGCAACAGGAACTTATTACGTTTCTCAAACCATAGATGGTATTGAAAGTAGTAGAACTGCTGTTAATGTAACTATTAATAATGCACCAGATGCACCAACAGTAACAACACCAATAATTTATAATCAAGGAGATACAGCGACTCCGTTAAGTGCTACAACAGCTGCTAATGGTACTGGTTTATTATGGTATACAGTAGCAACAGAAGGAGTTGATTATGCATCCATAACACCAAGTACTGCAACATTAGGAAATACTTCTTATTGGGTAGTTAGTACAAATGATGCAGGTTGCGAAAGTGAACGAGAAGAGGTTGTTGTAACCGTTAATGATCCGTTACCAGCTACACATTTAAATTTTGACGGATTAGATGTTGTAGATTTAAGTGATCATTTAACAACTCATTTTGTTGGAAAAGATGCTGTTACTCTTGAGGCTTGGGTTAGACCAGAAACGAATACAGGATTTGGGACTATTGTTAGTAACTATTCTTTCCCAATAAATAATAGTGAATTTCAAATGCTATTAAGAAGAGATGGTAATAACTATGTTGTTGCATTAAATATACCAAGTTTTGCAATTTTAACGGTTACAGCATCTAATACAGTAACAACCAATACTTGGCAACATGTTGCTGCAAGTTATGATGGATCTACCGTTAGTATATATGTGGATGGAGTTTTGATAAGTTCTACAACTGCAAATGGAGCATTTGGAAATGTATCTTCTAATTTTGTAATTGGCGGTAATGCTAGAACAGAAGATTTCATTGGTGATATAGACGAAGTTAGAATCTGGGATGTTGCAAGAACTGCATCGCAAATTGACCACTTTAAGTATTGTGAATTACAATCTAGTGAAATTGGCTTAGTTGCATATTATCCATTTAACCAAGGAGATAATGCTCAAGATAATACAGCAGAGTCTATGCTTACTAATGCATCTTCAAATGCAATAAGTGGTACGTTAATAGGTTTTCCATTAACGGGAACAACAGGTAATTTTTTAGCGGGTTCTCCAATGCTTCCACAAGCGTTGATTGTAGAGCAACCTCAAGATCTAACATTTTCTGATACAGATAATTCTGTATCTTTTAGCATTGTAGCTTCAGGTGTTGCTTCATACCAATGGGAGTATTCTTTAACAGGAGAAGCACCAGGTGGTTCTCCTGCTCCAGAAGGATGGATGGAATTAGATGATTCATTAACAGACCCTGATGTTTCTGGTGCAACAACGCAGACTTTAACTTTTGCAGGAGACAATTTAGACACACTTACCATGCTTAAATTTAGAGTAGTATTGAATGGACAATCTAATTGTTCTACCATTTCTAATGAAGTTATAGCTAGTCAAACATTAGATGTTAATCAAATCGATATGCAAAATAGCATTCGTGTGTATCCTAATCCAACAAACGGAGTACTTACTATTTCAAACACATTAAATACAGACTTTGAAGTAGCGGTATATGATATGAATGGGCGTGCATTATTACATGAAAATTACAATCAAGAGAACAATCATTTAGATCTTTCTAATTTTAGTCAAGGCATCTATCTGTTAAAAATAAAATCGAGATTTGGGGAAATTTCGAAGAGAGTGATTAAACAATAG
- the rplT gene encoding 50S ribosomal protein L20 → MPRSVNSVAKRARRKKVLKQAKGYFGRRKNVWTVAKNAVDKAMQYSYRDRRVKKRTFRALWITRINAGAREHGLSYSQFMGKVKANNIELNRKVLADLAMNSPEAFKAIVDKVK, encoded by the coding sequence ATGCCAAGATCAGTAAATTCAGTAGCGAAGAGAGCCAGAAGAAAAAAGGTTCTTAAGCAAGCAAAAGGTTACTTTGGACGTCGTAAAAACGTTTGGACAGTAGCAAAAAATGCGGTTGACAAAGCGATGCAATATTCGTATAGAGACCGTAGAGTAAAAAAGAGAACATTTCGTGCACTATGGATCACGCGTATTAACGCAGGAGCTAGAGAACATGGTTTATCTTATTCACAATTCATGGGAAAAGTAAAAGCTAACAATATCGAATTAAACCGTAAGGTTTTAGCTGATTTAGCAATGAACAGCCCAGAAGCTTTCAAAGCAATTGTAGATAAAGTAAAATAA
- a CDS encoding LytTR family DNA-binding domain-containing protein: protein MTNIKNTKILIVEDDVFIAEYIAELLQEENFTKTKIAKNKEMALLEMENFSPNIILMDINLKGVNDGIALSNAKNKNAIIIFITGQHDFALMNEALKTNPDAYLTKPVKKVDLLASINLALQKKQVNMFQFKDGYDTVSLDYNDIKYIMADGNYVNIQTTSKKYTIRKSLNTIAEQLPVAIFKQTHRSYIVNSNKIQRVTANFVRISEIEIPLSRSFSKKF from the coding sequence ATGACTAATATAAAAAATACAAAAATACTTATTGTAGAAGATGATGTGTTTATTGCAGAATACATTGCAGAATTACTTCAAGAAGAAAACTTTACGAAGACCAAAATAGCGAAGAATAAAGAAATGGCCTTGTTAGAAATGGAAAATTTTTCACCAAATATCATATTAATGGATATTAATTTAAAAGGTGTAAACGATGGAATAGCACTTTCTAATGCTAAAAATAAAAATGCTATCATTATTTTTATAACCGGGCAACATGATTTTGCATTAATGAATGAAGCCTTAAAAACAAATCCAGATGCCTATCTAACCAAACCCGTTAAAAAAGTAGATTTGTTAGCCTCTATAAACTTGGCTTTACAAAAAAAGCAAGTGAATATGTTTCAGTTCAAAGATGGTTATGACACGGTTAGTTTAGATTATAACGATATTAAATATATAATGGCAGATGGTAATTATGTGAATATTCAAACGACTTCAAAAAAATATACCATTCGTAAATCTTTAAATACCATTGCAGAACAACTGCCAGTAGCTATATTCAAACAAACGCATAGATCGTATATCGTTAATAGTAATAAGATACAACGTGTTACGGCAAATTTTGTGCGCATTAGTGAGATAGAAATCCCATTATCTAGATCCTTTTCTAAAAAATTTTAA
- a CDS encoding amidohydrolase family protein: MNRISLIPILFLVFTITAFSQEDNEKEKATWDVSNPEGNWDFKELQLSTDEGTWMNLDVSPDGSKIAFDLLGDIYIMPIQGGKATILREGLAFEIQPRFSPDGKQISFTSDAGGGDNIWIMDIDGSNAKQVTKESFRLLNNAIWTPDGNYLIARKHFSSRRSLGAGEMWMYHKSGGSGLQLTKKKNDQQDVNEPSLSSDGKHLYYSEDVYPGGFFQYNKDPNQQIYAINAYDMETGKTERITGGPGGAARPQISRDGKKLAFVKRVRTKTVLYIHDLETGEERPIYDALNKDQQEAWAIFGVYTNFSWMPNNEDIVFWSGGKINRINTNTLKVTNIPFQADATIKIAKAIEVDTPVSPDTFDAKVIRHLVTSPDEKSVVFNALGYLWTMKVPNGTPKRLTSGTDFEFEPAFSPDGKNITYVTWNDENLGSIHAISANGGTSKKLTKEKGIYRTPAYSKNGKQIVFKKQSGNIAQGRTFAKNTGLYVMDVNGNNIQFITKEGNFPIFNAEDNRIIYQKGPMFGGNLTKELKSVDLNGQEERILIKSERGNRLVPSPDGKWIAFIHLHKVYMAPMPQSGQAIDLTDTSKFVPITQLSKDAGINLHWSKESKKVHWTLGNTYFTAEASEETKLTETGITINMVVKTDKPEGIIAFKGARLITMEGDQVIENGIIIIKNNRIEAIGNASEITIPSEAKVYDVTGKTIMPGMVDAHAHIGAFRAGLTTQKHWQFYANLAFGVTTSHDPSANSETVFALSELQKNGTLVGPRLYSTGFILYGADGDFKATINNLEDARSSIRRTKAFGALSVKSYNQPRREQRQQVLQAAREEGIFVVPEGGSTFYHNITMVMDGHTGVEHNIPVAPVYKDVLELWGNSNVGYTPTLIVNYGGLNGEVYFYQHTNVWENEKLLKFMPRSIIDSRSRHRTMAPEEEYKNGHILVSETCKALADAGVKVNLGAHGQLQGLGAHWELWMLQQGGMTNHEALKAATINGADYLGMHADIGSLKEGKLADLIVMDDNPLEDIRNSESIIYTMINGRLYDSATMDEIGNYSKKRTPFYWENNKYNAGFPWNEDSESFTRGACGCHLGTH, translated from the coding sequence ATGAATCGTATATCTCTTATTCCCATCCTATTCCTCGTCTTTACAATTACCGCTTTTAGTCAAGAAGATAATGAAAAGGAAAAAGCGACTTGGGATGTTTCGAATCCAGAAGGCAATTGGGATTTTAAAGAACTCCAACTCTCCACAGATGAAGGCACTTGGATGAATTTGGATGTGAGTCCGGATGGTTCAAAAATCGCCTTCGATTTACTTGGAGATATATACATTATGCCTATTCAAGGAGGAAAAGCTACCATTTTAAGAGAAGGATTGGCTTTTGAAATCCAACCGCGTTTTAGTCCAGATGGCAAACAGATTTCATTTACAAGTGATGCAGGTGGTGGTGATAATATTTGGATTATGGATATAGATGGTAGTAATGCAAAGCAAGTCACTAAAGAAAGTTTCCGACTTTTGAATAATGCTATTTGGACTCCAGATGGAAATTATCTAATCGCCAGAAAACACTTTTCTTCTAGACGATCTTTGGGTGCTGGAGAAATGTGGATGTATCATAAATCTGGTGGAAGCGGACTGCAACTTACCAAAAAGAAAAATGATCAACAGGATGTAAACGAACCCAGTCTATCTTCGGATGGAAAACATTTATATTACAGTGAAGATGTTTATCCTGGCGGATTTTTTCAGTATAACAAAGATCCTAACCAACAAATCTATGCTATAAATGCATACGATATGGAAACTGGTAAAACCGAAAGAATTACTGGTGGGCCTGGTGGTGCAGCGAGACCACAAATCTCAAGAGATGGTAAAAAGCTAGCTTTCGTAAAACGTGTTCGTACCAAAACCGTGTTATATATTCATGATTTAGAAACTGGTGAAGAACGGCCAATTTATGATGCATTGAATAAAGACCAACAAGAAGCTTGGGCTATTTTTGGCGTGTATACTAATTTTAGTTGGATGCCAAATAATGAAGATATTGTGTTTTGGTCTGGCGGAAAAATAAATCGCATAAACACCAACACTTTGAAAGTAACAAATATTCCTTTTCAAGCAGACGCAACCATTAAAATAGCCAAAGCAATAGAAGTGGATACTCCAGTTTCACCAGACACTTTTGACGCTAAAGTGATTCGTCATTTGGTAACCTCTCCTGACGAAAAGAGTGTTGTTTTTAATGCGCTAGGTTATTTATGGACCATGAAAGTGCCAAATGGAACTCCGAAACGACTTACTTCTGGAACCGATTTTGAGTTTGAACCAGCCTTTTCTCCCGATGGAAAAAATATCACTTATGTTACTTGGAATGATGAAAACCTTGGAAGTATTCACGCTATTTCTGCAAACGGAGGAACTTCTAAAAAATTAACCAAAGAAAAAGGAATCTATAGAACTCCTGCTTATTCTAAAAACGGAAAACAAATTGTGTTTAAAAAACAATCAGGAAATATTGCTCAAGGAAGGACTTTTGCAAAAAACACAGGTTTGTATGTTATGGATGTAAATGGAAATAATATTCAGTTTATTACCAAAGAAGGAAATTTCCCTATTTTTAATGCGGAAGATAACCGCATTATATATCAAAAAGGTCCCATGTTTGGTGGTAATCTAACTAAAGAATTAAAAAGTGTTGATTTAAACGGACAAGAGGAACGTATTTTAATTAAATCGGAACGTGGTAATCGATTAGTTCCAAGTCCGGATGGAAAATGGATCGCTTTTATTCATTTACATAAAGTATATATGGCACCAATGCCACAATCTGGTCAAGCTATAGACTTAACAGATACTTCAAAATTTGTTCCTATCACGCAACTTTCAAAAGATGCGGGGATCAATTTACATTGGTCAAAAGAAAGTAAAAAAGTACATTGGACTTTAGGAAATACTTACTTTACAGCGGAAGCTTCCGAAGAAACCAAATTAACAGAAACGGGAATTACAATTAATATGGTTGTAAAAACGGATAAACCTGAAGGAATAATTGCATTTAAAGGTGCACGACTTATTACTATGGAAGGCGATCAAGTTATTGAAAACGGAATTATTATTATAAAAAATAATAGAATTGAAGCTATTGGAAATGCTTCAGAAATCACGATTCCTTCCGAAGCAAAAGTTTATGACGTTACTGGGAAAACCATTATGCCAGGAATGGTAGATGCACATGCGCATATTGGCGCATTTCGTGCAGGATTAACCACACAAAAACATTGGCAATTTTACGCAAATTTAGCTTTTGGTGTGACTACTTCTCATGATCCTTCTGCAAATTCGGAAACCGTTTTTGCCCTTTCCGAATTACAAAAAAATGGAACTTTAGTAGGACCACGCCTCTACTCTACTGGATTTATACTATATGGTGCAGATGGTGATTTTAAGGCAACTATTAATAATTTAGAAGATGCGCGTTCTTCTATTCGACGCACAAAAGCATTTGGTGCATTGTCGGTTAAAAGTTATAATCAGCCAAGACGAGAGCAGCGTCAGCAAGTACTTCAAGCCGCTCGTGAAGAGGGAATATTTGTGGTTCCCGAAGGTGGATCTACATTTTATCATAACATAACTATGGTTATGGATGGTCATACTGGAGTGGAACATAATATTCCTGTTGCTCCCGTTTATAAAGACGTTTTAGAACTTTGGGGAAATAGTAATGTTGGGTATACGCCCACACTGATTGTAAATTATGGCGGATTAAATGGGGAAGTATATTTCTATCAGCATACCAATGTTTGGGAAAACGAAAAATTACTGAAATTTATGCCTAGAAGCATTATTGATTCTAGATCTAGACATCGTACTATGGCTCCGGAAGAAGAGTATAAAAACGGTCACATTTTAGTTTCTGAAACCTGTAAAGCTTTGGCTGATGCTGGTGTAAAAGTAAATCTTGGAGCGCATGGACAGTTACAAGGTCTTGGTGCACACTGGGAATTATGGATGTTACAACAAGGTGGCATGACTAACCATGAAGCACTAAAAGCTGCAACTATAAATGGTGCCGATTACTTAGGAATGCATGCCGATATTGGTTCTTTAAAAGAAGGAAAGCTTGCCGATTTAATTGTTATGGACGATAATCCGTTGGAAGATATTCGAAATTCGGAGAGCATTATTTACACCATGATTAATGGTCGTTTATACGATTCTGCAACTATGGATGAAATTGGAAACTATTCGAAAAAGCGAACGCCGTTTTATTGGGAAAACAACAAATACAACGCAGGTTTTCCTTGGAATGAAGACAGTGAAAGTTTTACTCGAGGTGCTTGCGGCTGTCACTTAGGCACACATTAA
- a CDS encoding secondary thiamine-phosphate synthase enzyme YjbQ — MKFFQKEIKLKPYSRGFHLITEQIESTLPEMSDIQIGQLQVFIKHTSASITINENADPTVRLDFESHINKMVPENLPYYKHTYEGDDDMPAHIKASLMGTSVQIPITNGKLNLGIWQGIYLCEHRNHASGRHVVLTAFGN, encoded by the coding sequence ATGAAATTTTTTCAAAAAGAAATTAAACTCAAACCTTATTCTAGAGGATTTCATCTCATAACAGAGCAAATAGAATCCACACTACCCGAAATGAGTGACATTCAAATCGGACAATTACAGGTTTTTATTAAACATACTTCTGCAAGTATTACCATAAACGAAAATGCAGATCCAACGGTTAGATTAGATTTTGAAAGTCATATCAATAAAATGGTTCCAGAAAATCTGCCGTATTACAAACATACTTATGAAGGAGATGATGATATGCCTGCACATATTAAAGCATCTTTAATGGGAACTTCGGTTCAAATTCCAATAACAAACGGAAAACTAAACCTAGGGATTTGGCAAGGTATTTATCTTTGTGAACATAGAAATCATGCTTCCGGAAGACATGTAGTCTTAACTGCCTTCGGAAACTAA
- the thrS gene encoding threonine--tRNA ligase, with amino-acid sequence MIQITLPDGSIKAFEENTTPMDVAKSISEGLARNVISASFNGTTVETSTPLTTDGSLILYTWNNDEGKTAFWHSSAHVLAQALESLYPGIKLTIGPAIDNGFYYDVDFGEHVVSEKDFKTIENKMIEIARGKHEFKMRDASKAEALALYKGNEYKTELIENLEDGTITFCDHDTFTDLCRGGHIPNTGIIKAVKILSVAGAYWRGDEKNKQLTRVYGISFPKQKELTAYLELLEEAKKRDHRKLGKELELFTFSQKVGQGLPLWLPKGAALRERLEDFLKKAQKKAGYEMVITPHIGQKELYVTSGHYEKYGADSFQPITTPKEGEEFLLKPMNCPHHCEIYNSTQWSYKDLPKRFAEFGTVYRYEQSGELHGLTRVRGFTQDDAHIFCTPDQLDKEFKDVIDLVLYVFGSLGFENFTAQVSLRDPETPEKYIGSDENWEKAEAAILNAAIDKGLNYVIETGEAAFYGPKLDFMVKDALGRQWQLGTIQVDYNLPERFELSYKGSDNELHRPVMIHRAPFGSMERFIAILLEHTAGNFPLWLMPDQVIVLSISEKYEKYAKNVLSLLENNEIRALIDNRNETMGKKIREAEMKKIPYMIIVGENEEQEGKISVRQHGGEDLGMISVEAFSEIVATEVNKTLKQF; translated from the coding sequence ATGATACAGATTACTTTGCCTGATGGGAGCATAAAAGCGTTTGAAGAGAACACTACTCCTATGGATGTTGCTAAAAGTATTAGCGAAGGTTTGGCTAGAAATGTTATTTCGGCTAGTTTTAACGGTACAACAGTTGAGACTTCGACCCCGTTAACCACCGATGGATCTTTGATTCTTTATACATGGAACAATGATGAAGGGAAAACTGCATTCTGGCATTCTAGTGCTCACGTACTGGCACAAGCATTAGAGAGTCTTTACCCTGGAATAAAACTAACTATAGGTCCTGCGATTGATAATGGATTTTATTATGATGTAGATTTTGGCGAGCATGTTGTTTCGGAAAAGGACTTCAAGACTATTGAGAACAAAATGATAGAGATAGCTCGTGGTAAACATGAGTTTAAAATGAGAGACGCTTCTAAAGCAGAAGCTTTAGCTTTATATAAAGGTAATGAGTACAAAACAGAATTAATAGAAAATCTAGAAGATGGTACTATTACTTTTTGTGATCATGATACATTCACGGATTTATGTCGCGGTGGACACATACCAAACACTGGAATAATTAAAGCAGTTAAAATACTATCTGTTGCTGGGGCGTATTGGAGAGGTGATGAAAAGAACAAACAACTTACACGTGTGTATGGTATTTCCTTCCCTAAACAAAAAGAACTTACTGCATATTTAGAATTATTAGAAGAAGCAAAAAAGAGAGACCACAGAAAACTTGGTAAAGAATTAGAGCTTTTTACTTTCTCGCAAAAAGTAGGTCAAGGTTTACCATTATGGTTACCTAAAGGAGCTGCTTTAAGAGAACGTTTAGAAGATTTCTTAAAAAAAGCACAAAAGAAGGCTGGTTATGAAATGGTAATCACGCCACATATTGGTCAGAAAGAATTATATGTAACTTCTGGTCACTATGAAAAATATGGTGCAGATAGTTTTCAACCCATAACTACGCCTAAAGAAGGTGAAGAATTTTTATTAAAACCAATGAATTGTCCGCATCACTGTGAGATATACAATAGTACACAATGGTCTTATAAAGATTTACCAAAGCGTTTTGCAGAATTTGGTACGGTATATAGATACGAACAAAGTGGTGAATTACATGGTTTAACTCGAGTACGAGGTTTTACGCAAGATGATGCACATATCTTTTGTACTCCAGATCAATTAGACAAAGAGTTTAAAGATGTTATTGATTTAGTACTTTATGTTTTTGGTTCTTTAGGATTTGAAAACTTTACGGCACAAGTATCTTTAAGAGATCCTGAAACTCCGGAAAAATATATTGGAAGTGATGAAAACTGGGAAAAAGCAGAAGCAGCTATTTTAAATGCCGCAATTGACAAAGGTTTAAATTATGTTATAGAAACTGGCGAAGCCGCTTTTTACGGTCCGAAATTGGACTTTATGGTAAAAGATGCCCTTGGTAGACAGTGGCAATTAGGAACGATTCAAGTAGATTACAACTTACCGGAACGTTTTGAATTAAGCTACAAAGGTAGTGATAACGAGCTTCACAGGCCGGTAATGATACATCGTGCTCCTTTTGGAAGTATGGAACGTTTTATTGCTATTTTGCTAGAGCATACTGCAGGTAATTTCCCACTATGGCTGATGCCAGATCAAGTAATTGTGTTATCAATTAGTGAGAAATATGAAAAATACGCGAAAAATGTTTTAAGTTTGCTAGAAAATAACGAAATTCGCGCATTGATAGACAATAGAAATGAAACGATGGGGAAAAAGATCCGTGAAGCGGAGATGAAGAAAATCCCATATATGATTATTGTCGGTGAAAATGAAGAGCAAGAAGGAAAAATCTCTGTAAGACAACATGGAGGAGAAGATTTAGGCATGATTAGTGTAGAAGCATTCTCAGAAATTGTTGCAACAGAAGTGAATAAGACATTAAAGCAATTTTAA
- a CDS encoding EF-hand domain-containing protein — protein sequence MATKEIILNKIQILITNNFNTPEEAFHFFDKDSDGKLSKSEIVKLLKEAEINGFIRGLVSSKLIEGYDKDGDGLINWEEFKFAIDEITDDSK from the coding sequence ATGGCAACTAAAGAAATTATCTTAAACAAAATTCAAATCCTTATTACAAACAATTTTAACACTCCAGAAGAAGCTTTTCATTTCTTTGATAAAGATAGTGACGGTAAACTTTCCAAAAGTGAAATCGTAAAACTACTTAAAGAAGCAGAAATTAACGGATTTATTCGTGGTTTAGTATCTTCAAAACTTATTGAAGGCTATGATAAAGATGGGGATGGCTTAATTAATTGGGAAGAGTTTAAATTTGCGATAGATGAAATAACAGACGATTCTAAATAA
- a CDS encoding HAD family hydrolase has product MTQVKMVITDMDGTLLNSNHEVSRRFFDVFKELKKQNILFVAASGRPYYSITTKLAAIVEDIIIVAENGGLVLEQDTLLLSNAMDNETLTKLFTIVNSIENTFPMFCTKHQAYIKRASSDMIQVFSEYYSNYTIIDSIEEIKDPVIKIALYHATNSEANIYPFVKHLSPEYNVVVSGNHWVDISEAESNKGHALRFLQQKHNISPAETMAFGDYNNDFEMLQGASYSYAMENAHENIKAIANYQTTNNDDFGVERILEQLVSEGS; this is encoded by the coding sequence ATGACGCAAGTAAAAATGGTAATTACAGATATGGATGGTACCTTATTAAATTCCAATCATGAAGTTAGCCGCAGGTTTTTTGATGTTTTTAAAGAATTAAAAAAGCAAAACATTTTGTTTGTTGCAGCTAGCGGAAGACCTTATTATAGTATTACCACAAAACTAGCAGCTATTGTGGAAGACATTATTATTGTTGCAGAAAATGGTGGATTAGTTTTAGAGCAAGACACCTTACTTCTATCTAATGCAATGGATAATGAAACCCTTACTAAACTTTTTACAATTGTAAATAGCATAGAAAATACTTTTCCTATGTTTTGCACGAAACACCAAGCGTATATAAAAAGAGCTTCTTCAGATATGATTCAAGTGTTTTCGGAATACTATTCAAACTATACTATTATTGATTCTATAGAAGAAATTAAAGATCCAGTGATTAAAATCGCGTTGTATCATGCTACCAATTCGGAAGCAAATATTTATCCTTTTGTGAAACATTTATCTCCGGAATATAACGTAGTAGTTTCTGGAAATCATTGGGTAGATATATCGGAAGCAGAATCTAACAAAGGGCATGCTTTACGTTTTCTTCAACAAAAGCACAATATAAGTCCTGCAGAAACGATGGCGTTTGGCGATTACAATAATGATTTTGAAATGTTACAAGGAGCAAGTTATAGTTATGCTATGGAAAATGCGCATGAAAATATTAAAGCCATTGCGAATTATCAAACTACGAATAATGATGATTTTGGTGTGGAGCGAATTTTAGAACAATTAGTTTCCGAAGGCAGTTAA